A genomic window from Chelonoidis abingdonii isolate Lonesome George chromosome 26, CheloAbing_2.0, whole genome shotgun sequence includes:
- the CCNT1 gene encoding cyclin-T1 isoform X2, whose product MATNSLHLTTFSLQYTPPVVACVCIHLACKWSNWEIPVSTDGKHWWEYVDGTVTLELLDELTHEFLQILEKTPNRLKRIRNWRASQAAKKSKADDQGEDECLSEQTILSMISRNNSDMNIAGLMSMSTSSTAGAGPPLPDEEESPSDLSSMDMFQSEHWMTHHPPHKLEAGQVHRTNESSAVAEQDGVAYQKQSSKSAPSAKVSLKEYRAKHAEELAAQKRQLENMEANVRSQYAYAAQNLLVQQQREREVQQENNPSPVVLKIPTSSSESTERPPLEKSDKASALKLRIPVAGGGGDRQLASKPEEIKMRIKVPTASDRHSSSDESSGKSREHKEKHKAHLSNHHHRNHHSHKHLHAQPTAGASSAGGKRPGDSKHSSQQSTLAHKSFSLSGSSRKRPLLEEVSAAAHEHQPKISKSSKAAGMQFSFAHLPGAAQLPGHSLDAAGLPFPQAGKARGTHGKSDKGPTGANGHNTNQAIDYQDTVNMLHSLLSAQGMQPTQPPAFDFAHSYGEYLNPRAPASSRAANTDKPRPPPLPSEPPPPLPPLPK is encoded by the exons ATGGCGACCAACAG CCTGCACCTGACCACCTTCAGCTTGCAGTACACCCCTCCCGTTGTGGCCTGCGTCTGTATCCACCTGGCTTGTAAGTGGTCCAACTGGGAGATCCCAGTCTCCACGGACGGGAAGCACTGGTGGGAATACGTTGATGGCACTGTAACTCTGGAGCTCTTAGACG AGCTGACTCATGAATTCCTGCAGATTCTTGAGAAAACTCCCAACCGGCTCAAACGCATCCGCAACTGGCGG GCCTCCCAAGCAGCCAAGAAATCCAAAGCAGATGACCAAGGAGAAGACGAGTGCCTCTCGGAGCAAACTATTCTCAGCATGATCTCCAGGAACAATTCTGACATGAACATTGCAGGCTTAATGAGTATGTCAACTTCCTCGACTGCAGGAGCTGGGCCTCCCCTCCCAGATGAAGAGGAATCGCCCAGTGATCTGAGCAGTATGGATATGTTTCAGTCAGAGCACTGGATGACCCACCATCCTCCACACAAACTAGAGGCTGGCCAGGTTCACAGGACTAACGAAAGCTCAGCAGTCGCTGAGCAGGATGGCGTGGCTTACCAGAAGCAGAGCAGCAAGAGCGCGCCGTCGGCAAAGGTGTCGCTGAAAGAGTACCGCGCCAAGCATGCTGAAGAGCTGGCCGCACAGAAGCGGCAGCTGGAGAACATGGAGGCCAATGTGCGCTCTCAGTACGCTTATGCTGCACAGAATCTCCTGGtccagcagcagagggagagggaggtccAGCAGGAGAACAACCCCTCGCCAGTTGTCCTGAAGATTCCCACCAGCAGCTCTGAAAGCACAGAGCGCCCACCTTTGGAAAAGAGCGACAAGGCCTCCGCCCTGAAGCTGAGGATCcctgtggcagggggaggaggggacagacaACTTGCCTCCAAACCAGAGGAGATCAAAATGCGCATCAAGGTGCCGACTGCCTCAGATCGGCACAGCTCCTCAGACGAGAGCAGCGGGAAGAGTCGGGAGCACAAGGAGAAACACAAGGCCCATTTGTCCAACCACCACCATCGCAATCATCACTCGCACAAACACTTGCATGCGCagcccacagctggggccagcagCGCTGGGGGCAAGCGACCAGGAGACTCTAAACACAGCAGCCAGCAGAGCACCCTGGCCCATAAAAGCTTCAGCTTGTCTGGGTCCTCTCGGAAGAGGCCTCTCCTGGAAGAGGTGTCGGCTGCTGCACATGAGCACCAGCCGAAAATCAGTAAGAGCTCCAAAGCTGCTGGCATGCAATTTTCCTTTGCCCACCTCCCTGGGGCTGCCCAGCTTCCCGGGCACAGCTTGGATGCAGCtggccttcccttcccccaggccGGCAAAGCCAGGGGGACCCATGGGAAATCGGACAAAGGCCCCACTGGGGCTAATGGGCACAACACAAACCAGGCCATTGACTACCAGGATACAGTCAACATGCTGCACTCGCTGCTGAGTGCCCAGGGTATGCAGCCCACCCAGCCCCCGGCTTTCGACTTTGCCCACTCGTATGGCGAGTACTTGAATCCAAGGGCCCCTGCGAGCTCCAGAGCTGCCAACACGGACAAGCCCCGAccacccccactgccctcagaaccccctccccccctccctcctctgcccaagTAA
- the CCNT1 gene encoding cyclin-T1 isoform X3 — MISRNNSDMNIAGLMSMSTSSTAGAGPPLPDEEESPSDLSSMDMFQSEHWMTHHPPHKLEAGQVHRTNESSAVAEQDGVAYQKQSSKSAPSAKVSLKEYRAKHAEELAAQKRQLENMEANVRSQYAYAAQNLLVQQQREREVQQENNPSPVVLKIPTSSSESTERPPLEKSDKASALKLRIPVAGGGGDRQLASKPEEIKMRIKVPTASDRHSSSDESSGKSREHKEKHKAHLSNHHHRNHHSHKHLHAQPTAGASSAGGKRPGDSKHSSQQSTLAHKSFSLSGSSRKRPLLEEVSAAAHEHQPKISKSSKAAGMQFSFAHLPGAAQLPGHSLDAAGLPFPQAGKARGTHGKSDKGPTGANGHNTNQAIDYQDTVNMLHSLLSAQGMQPTQPPAFDFAHSYGEYLNPRAPASSRAANTDKPRPPPLPSEPPPPLPPLPK; from the coding sequence ATGATCTCCAGGAACAATTCTGACATGAACATTGCAGGCTTAATGAGTATGTCAACTTCCTCGACTGCAGGAGCTGGGCCTCCCCTCCCAGATGAAGAGGAATCGCCCAGTGATCTGAGCAGTATGGATATGTTTCAGTCAGAGCACTGGATGACCCACCATCCTCCACACAAACTAGAGGCTGGCCAGGTTCACAGGACTAACGAAAGCTCAGCAGTCGCTGAGCAGGATGGCGTGGCTTACCAGAAGCAGAGCAGCAAGAGCGCGCCGTCGGCAAAGGTGTCGCTGAAAGAGTACCGCGCCAAGCATGCTGAAGAGCTGGCCGCACAGAAGCGGCAGCTGGAGAACATGGAGGCCAATGTGCGCTCTCAGTACGCTTATGCTGCACAGAATCTCCTGGtccagcagcagagggagagggaggtccAGCAGGAGAACAACCCCTCGCCAGTTGTCCTGAAGATTCCCACCAGCAGCTCTGAAAGCACAGAGCGCCCACCTTTGGAAAAGAGCGACAAGGCCTCCGCCCTGAAGCTGAGGATCcctgtggcagggggaggaggggacagacaACTTGCCTCCAAACCAGAGGAGATCAAAATGCGCATCAAGGTGCCGACTGCCTCAGATCGGCACAGCTCCTCAGACGAGAGCAGCGGGAAGAGTCGGGAGCACAAGGAGAAACACAAGGCCCATTTGTCCAACCACCACCATCGCAATCATCACTCGCACAAACACTTGCATGCGCagcccacagctggggccagcagCGCTGGGGGCAAGCGACCAGGAGACTCTAAACACAGCAGCCAGCAGAGCACCCTGGCCCATAAAAGCTTCAGCTTGTCTGGGTCCTCTCGGAAGAGGCCTCTCCTGGAAGAGGTGTCGGCTGCTGCACATGAGCACCAGCCGAAAATCAGTAAGAGCTCCAAAGCTGCTGGCATGCAATTTTCCTTTGCCCACCTCCCTGGGGCTGCCCAGCTTCCCGGGCACAGCTTGGATGCAGCtggccttcccttcccccaggccGGCAAAGCCAGGGGGACCCATGGGAAATCGGACAAAGGCCCCACTGGGGCTAATGGGCACAACACAAACCAGGCCATTGACTACCAGGATACAGTCAACATGCTGCACTCGCTGCTGAGTGCCCAGGGTATGCAGCCCACCCAGCCCCCGGCTTTCGACTTTGCCCACTCGTATGGCGAGTACTTGAATCCAAGGGCCCCTGCGAGCTCCAGAGCTGCCAACACGGACAAGCCCCGAccacccccactgccctcagaaccccctccccccctccctcctctgcccaagTAA
- the CCNT1 gene encoding cyclin-T1 isoform X1 → MHRFYMVQAFSQFHRNSVAPAALFLAAKVEEQPRKLEHVIKVAHACLHPQDTLPDTRSEAYLQQAQDLVILESIILQTLGFEITIDHPHTHVVKCTQLVRASKDLAQTSYFMATNSLHLTTFSLQYTPPVVACVCIHLACKWSNWEIPVSTDGKHWWEYVDGTVTLELLDELTHEFLQILEKTPNRLKRIRNWRASQAAKKSKADDQGEDECLSEQTILSMISRNNSDMNIAGLMSMSTSSTAGAGPPLPDEEESPSDLSSMDMFQSEHWMTHHPPHKLEAGQVHRTNESSAVAEQDGVAYQKQSSKSAPSAKVSLKEYRAKHAEELAAQKRQLENMEANVRSQYAYAAQNLLVQQQREREVQQENNPSPVVLKIPTSSSESTERPPLEKSDKASALKLRIPVAGGGGDRQLASKPEEIKMRIKVPTASDRHSSSDESSGKSREHKEKHKAHLSNHHHRNHHSHKHLHAQPTAGASSAGGKRPGDSKHSSQQSTLAHKSFSLSGSSRKRPLLEEVSAAAHEHQPKISKSSKAAGMQFSFAHLPGAAQLPGHSLDAAGLPFPQAGKARGTHGKSDKGPTGANGHNTNQAIDYQDTVNMLHSLLSAQGMQPTQPPAFDFAHSYGEYLNPRAPASSRAANTDKPRPPPLPSEPPPPLPPLPK, encoded by the exons ATGCACCGCTTCTACATGGTCCAGGCCTTCAGCCAGTTCCATCGCAAT TCTGTGGCCCCAGCAGCCCTGTTCTTGGCAGCCAAGGTGGAGGAACAGCCTCGGAAGCTGGAGCATGTAATCAAGGTAGCACATGCATGCCTGCATCCTCAGGACACCCTTCCAGACACTAGAAGTGAG GCTTACCTGCAGCAAGCTCAAGACCTGGTCATTCTAGAGAGCATTATACTGCAGACCCTGG GGTTCGAGATCACTATTGATCACCCGCATACGCATGTGGTGAAATGCACGCAGCTAGTGCGAG cCAGCAAGGATTTGGCACAAACTTCCTACTTCATGGCGACCAACAG CCTGCACCTGACCACCTTCAGCTTGCAGTACACCCCTCCCGTTGTGGCCTGCGTCTGTATCCACCTGGCTTGTAAGTGGTCCAACTGGGAGATCCCAGTCTCCACGGACGGGAAGCACTGGTGGGAATACGTTGATGGCACTGTAACTCTGGAGCTCTTAGACG AGCTGACTCATGAATTCCTGCAGATTCTTGAGAAAACTCCCAACCGGCTCAAACGCATCCGCAACTGGCGG GCCTCCCAAGCAGCCAAGAAATCCAAAGCAGATGACCAAGGAGAAGACGAGTGCCTCTCGGAGCAAACTATTCTCAGCATGATCTCCAGGAACAATTCTGACATGAACATTGCAGGCTTAATGAGTATGTCAACTTCCTCGACTGCAGGAGCTGGGCCTCCCCTCCCAGATGAAGAGGAATCGCCCAGTGATCTGAGCAGTATGGATATGTTTCAGTCAGAGCACTGGATGACCCACCATCCTCCACACAAACTAGAGGCTGGCCAGGTTCACAGGACTAACGAAAGCTCAGCAGTCGCTGAGCAGGATGGCGTGGCTTACCAGAAGCAGAGCAGCAAGAGCGCGCCGTCGGCAAAGGTGTCGCTGAAAGAGTACCGCGCCAAGCATGCTGAAGAGCTGGCCGCACAGAAGCGGCAGCTGGAGAACATGGAGGCCAATGTGCGCTCTCAGTACGCTTATGCTGCACAGAATCTCCTGGtccagcagcagagggagagggaggtccAGCAGGAGAACAACCCCTCGCCAGTTGTCCTGAAGATTCCCACCAGCAGCTCTGAAAGCACAGAGCGCCCACCTTTGGAAAAGAGCGACAAGGCCTCCGCCCTGAAGCTGAGGATCcctgtggcagggggaggaggggacagacaACTTGCCTCCAAACCAGAGGAGATCAAAATGCGCATCAAGGTGCCGACTGCCTCAGATCGGCACAGCTCCTCAGACGAGAGCAGCGGGAAGAGTCGGGAGCACAAGGAGAAACACAAGGCCCATTTGTCCAACCACCACCATCGCAATCATCACTCGCACAAACACTTGCATGCGCagcccacagctggggccagcagCGCTGGGGGCAAGCGACCAGGAGACTCTAAACACAGCAGCCAGCAGAGCACCCTGGCCCATAAAAGCTTCAGCTTGTCTGGGTCCTCTCGGAAGAGGCCTCTCCTGGAAGAGGTGTCGGCTGCTGCACATGAGCACCAGCCGAAAATCAGTAAGAGCTCCAAAGCTGCTGGCATGCAATTTTCCTTTGCCCACCTCCCTGGGGCTGCCCAGCTTCCCGGGCACAGCTTGGATGCAGCtggccttcccttcccccaggccGGCAAAGCCAGGGGGACCCATGGGAAATCGGACAAAGGCCCCACTGGGGCTAATGGGCACAACACAAACCAGGCCATTGACTACCAGGATACAGTCAACATGCTGCACTCGCTGCTGAGTGCCCAGGGTATGCAGCCCACCCAGCCCCCGGCTTTCGACTTTGCCCACTCGTATGGCGAGTACTTGAATCCAAGGGCCCCTGCGAGCTCCAGAGCTGCCAACACGGACAAGCCCCGAccacccccactgccctcagaaccccctccccccctccctcctctgcccaagTAA